The Dyadobacter sp. 676 DNA window TCATGCCTCCCAGGTGCCCGCCCGGTTCGATCAGTACGACGGATTTGCCCATCTTTTTCGCGGTATATGCCGCGATCACCCCGGCGGAGGTCGCGCCGTAAATGCAGACCTCCACCTGCTCCGGCGCTGCCGCAAGGATACCGGTGCCAGGCTGCTCCTCCGGCCATCGAGTTTCCGGCTCCCGGAACCCCGACAACAGAAATGCTAAAACACAGGCGATCTGCGCAATTGCTATCTTATTTCTCATTGTTTTTAATTGATTACGAAATACTTAGTAACCCGGATTCTGATCCTTGGCGGTAATGGCTTTGTTGTACAAAATCTCCGAATTCGGGATCGGCCACAGCATGTGTTTCTCAGCCACCACGATATTCTTTACTTCCAGAATGCGCTGCTTGGCGATGCCCAACCGCTTCAAATCGTTCCAGCGCTTGCCTTCGTACATCGTTTCATAGCCTCTTTCCTGCACCACCTTATCGATAAAGCTTTGTAACGTAAAATCGGCCAGCTTGAAATCGACGGACGAAGCTGCCTCGGCCGGTTTTCCGTAGGCGCGGCGATGCACTTTGTTCAGGCTTTCAAGTGCTTCTGCGGTGGGTTTGCCGTTGGCACGGGCGTCGGCTTCGGCGTGGAAAAGGAGCAGGTCGGCGTAGCGGTACCAGGGGTAGTCGTTACCGGCACCTCCCGTAGCCAATGGATCGCGGTATTTTCTGTATAACATGGATGTGGTGCCAAGACCAATGTCGACATTGTAGAGAATGTGATTTTTACGCAAATCTTTAAAATCCCAGTTTTTGATCACCGGGTTCGAAACCGAATCGGTGTATTGCGCGTACACACCGCCCGGGCCATAGTAATTATACTGGGCCGTTTTCCGGTGCGCATAACTCACCAGACCGAATCCCTGCTGACGCGAATATTTAAAATAAAAGATCTCCTCCGGCGTATTCACAACTTCGGGCCCATAGATCTTCTGGAAATCCTCGGACGTGCTCACCGCAACGAGCGAATACTTTTTGGAATCGATCACCTCCTTCGCTTTGGCGCTCGATTGCTCCCATTGTTCCAGATACATGTAAACTTCCGAGAGCAGCGTTTTTGCAGCCCATTTTGTGGGGCGACCTATTTCAGCCGGGTTGTCGGGGAGCCCGCTCTCAGCCGCCAGCGCATCGGCGACGATCAGCTTATAAACATCCGCAATACTGGCCCTGGGAACGTCCGCCACCGTCATATTTTCTTCGGTACGCAGGGGAACGCCTGCCCAGTTGCGCACCATCGCGAAATAGATGAGCGCGCGCATGTATTTTGCTTCCGCCACGAACTGGGCCTTCTCCGCGTCCGTCATACCCGTTCCTTTCGGCACGTTGGCGATGACCAGATTGGCATTCCGGATAGATTGGTAGAAATTGTCCCAAATCGTCGCCACGCGGTTGATATTCGTATTATCGAGCCCCTGGTACAAGCTCACGGGCGTTTGCGTGCCTCGCGAATTGCCATAATCGGCCATCCCTTCGAGCTGCGCCGGGTAATTGGTCGACAGTGCCGCGTCCGTCCGCATGGGGCCATAAATAGCGTTCACAGCCGCTTTGGCCTCCGCGGCGGTGTTATAAAAATTTTCAGAAGCCAGCGATTTGGGTTTCTCTTCCAGGATATCGGAACATCCCATGCAAACCGCCGCCAGAAACAAACTGGTGAATATCTTTTTCATATCTTAAATTCTTTAACCGGTTATTTGAAACTGACCTTAAAACCCTATCCTGAGACCTACCGTGGTTGTTTTGGCTACGGGATATACGTAGTGATCCACACCCTGCACGATAGAATTCCCGCCTCCGTAAGAGTTTACCTCGGGATCGTACCACGAGTACTTCGTGAATGTGATCAGGTTTTGTCCGCTTACGTAAAGCTGGCCGTATTTCATCCATTTGATATGCAGTTTGGTAACCGGCAGATTGTAGCTCAGCTGAATGTTCTTAAACCTGAGATAAGAGCCGTCTTCCACGAACCGGTCCGACATTTGCGCCTGAGAGGATGTTTTAATGATCGGGTATTTGGCATCGGTATTCTGCGGCGTCCAGTGATCGAGGTACACTTCCCTCGGCATATTCAATGCCTGCCCGTAGTCGTAACCCTGCCCTTGCGCGCTCAGGTTGAAGATATCGTTACCCTGCGAGCCCTGGATAAACAATGTCAGTTCGAAATTTTTGAACGACATATTGGAATTCAAACCATAGGTAAACTTGGGATTGGGGTTGCCGATAATCCGCTTGTCGTCTGCATCGCGGCTGCCGTTGTTGTTATAATCTTCGTAGGCGATAAAGCCTTTTTCATCGTACCCTTTTTCCACATAACCATAGAAAGACCCCAGCGGATATCCTTCGCGGAGGATATTGACGTTGTCGTTCACCGCTGCCCCGATCGTCTGGCCTAGGATGTCATTTCCGCCGTACAGCTTCACAACCTTGTTTCGGTTAATGGACAGGTTCGTCGCCACGTTCCACTTGAACGTACCTTCCAGAACGGCCGCATTGATCCCGAGTTCGAAACCTTTATTTTGAATTTTTCCGACATTCTGCACGGTATAAGTGTAGCCAAGCGACGACGGCAAAGCGACGTTGTTCAGCAGGTCGCGGGTGTTCTTGATATAATAATCGGCCGTAAGGTTGACACGGTTATTCCAAAGGCCGAGGTCGATACCGAAATCGGTTTGAGCGGTAGTTTCCCATCTCAGCGAACCCGCGAGCCGGTTTGTAGGCGAATAGGACGTCATGAAGGCATCTCCGAACACCACCTGGCCGGAGGCCAATTGGTTCAGCGTAAAGTACGGCTGAATAGAGGTATTACCCGTTTCGCCGTACCCGGCCCTGATCTTCAAATCCGAAATGAATGGGATATTTTTAATAAACTCCTCTTCCGACATCCGCCAGGCCAGTGCGCCGGATGGGAAAAAGCCCCATTTTTGTCCTTCGCTGTACCGCGAGGAGCCGTCCGCCCGGAAGCTGGCCGTTGCGAGGATTTTATTGTTAAAAGTATAATTGACCCGTGCGAGATAGGAGAGCAATGCCCATTTCTGGTAGCCCGACGTCGGCACGCCCTGCGTTGCGGCCGCGCCGATATCATGCGTTTCCTGGTTGTCGCTGATAAAACCACTTCCGCTGGCTCTGAGTGAGTTGAGCACATAGTTCTGGTAGGTAAAACCGGCCACCGCCGAAACGTTGTGCTTACCGAATTCCTTAATATAACTGACCGTGTTTTCGCTCAGGATGCTTGCCGCACGCTGCGTTTCGATGATGGCGCTGCCTTTCGAATTCACGAATTTGGTCGTGGTGTAGGTGTCCGTCCGGTCGTCGGTGCTTTCGATACCTGCCAGTGTCTTGATCGTTAGCCCCTTAACCGGCTCAAATGTGATAGCACCATTGGTCAGTATCTTATTGGAGCGGATCACATCCGAGAATTGATACAAAAAGTTCAGCGGATTGGTGATCACGTTCGAACCCCAGGCGTAAGCCTCCGCCAGGCGTGAATAGCTGCCGTCCGGAAGCGTAGCGGGAATGGTCGGATAGCCGGATAACATCGCCGACATCAGCGTTCCTCCGCGGTTGCCTTTTTCGGAGTTCTTACGATCCGAATCGATGCGGCTGAGCAGGGAACTCAGGTCGAACTTGAATTTCTTGCCAATATCCGAACTCAGGTTGATGCGTAATGCATTTCTTACATAATCGCTGCCTACGACGATACCGTCCTGACTGAAATTGCTCGCCGCCACCGAAAATCTGGTCTTTTCGTTTCCGCCGCTGACTGTTAATGCATGATTTTGCACCGGGGCTTTTTGAAATACCAAATCCTGCCAGTCGGTCCCTTTTCCGAAGCCGGCTATCTGATCGGGAGTAAAATGCGGTGGCAATCCGTCGTTTGCAGCTTGCTCATTGTAGAAATTGGCATACTCGGTCGCATTCATGAGGTCGAGCTTCTTCCGGATGGTCTGAACTCCGTAATAACCGTCATAATCCACGCTTACACGCCCGGCTTTCCCTTTTTTGGTCGTAATCAGCACCACGCCGTTCGCGCCGCGCGAACCGTAGATCGCGGTTGCAGAAGCGTCTTTCAACACCTCGATCGACTCGATGTCCGCATTGTTCAGCAAAGTGGGATTACCGGAATAAGGAAAGCCATCGACCACATACAACGGCTCGTTGCTTCCCTGAATGGAATTAGTTCCCCGCACGCGCACGCTGATGGGGCTGCCGGGCGCACCGGTATTCTGCGAAACATACACCCCCGCCGCACGGCCGGCCAGCGATTGCATAAGGTTCGTAGCCGGATAGGCATTCAGTTCGGTCGACTTGATAGATGAAACCGAGCCGGTCAAATCGCTTTTCCTGATCTGGCCGTAACCGATCACCACAATTTCCTGCAACGATTTATCTTCCAGCATCATACTGATCGTCAGGGCAGTTTGGCTACCCAGCACAATTTCCTGCGACTTATAGCCGACAAAACTGAAAACCAGGACCGCGTTGGGAGCGTTGGCTTCGGGAATTTCCAATTCAAAATTGCCGTCGGGGTTAGTGGTAGTACCTGTTTGCGTTCCTTTTAAAACGATGCTCACGCCAGGCAGACCGGTATTGGACTCTCCATCCAGCACTTTACCGGAAACCGTTCGTTTCGGTGCATTCGCGGGTGCTCCCGGCGCGGCCGGCGCCCCCGGTGTGACGGTTTCTATTCTTCGAAGGATAATGATCTTGCCCGAAACTTCGTAATCCAGCCCCAGCGGGGTCAGAATATGATCCAACGCTTCATACAAGGGTTTGTCTTTCAGCGAAACCGTCACTTTCCGGGCCGACTTGATCAGTTTGGAACTGAAAACAAACCGCACATCGACCTGCTTTTCCACCTGGCTCAGGACTTTCTTCACTTCGCTACCATTCGCCGTCACCGAAACCTTCTGGCTGAGAAGGGATTGCGCGCTACCTTCCCGCGCGTAACCTGTCGCTATGAACACAAGGGCAAGCATGAATTGAGTTGCAGTCATTCGCATGGTCCACAGTAATACCCTACGGTACTTTAAAGGTTTTTTCATAGATTTGATTGTTTTGTAGAATAGGAAATTTGGCAAAACGATCCCTGCCTCCCCCTCCCGGGAGGATAATGGCGATGAACCTTTCAGGGATATTCTCCGAGCCGGTGATGCGGGAACATCGCCGGCTCTTCTTTTCTGGATTAGCTTTCTGTTTTTTTCTTCTGGTTTAAAGGGTTACGTGATTGATTAATTCCTGCATCCTTTGCTATGGATGATCACCTGGCCGTCGACGATCTCGTAACTGGATTCGACCGCCTTGCAAATAATGTCCAGCTTTTCGTGAAGCGTCTGGTTATCGAGATGCGCGGTAAGCGGGCAGTCTTTCAGCAATGCCTCGTCGTAAAGTATATCGATCCCGTACGCTCTGGCGATGGTATCGAAAACCTCGCTCGCGGGCGTGTCTTCGAACTCAAATTGCGGGGTTTCGGCTTTCGAGACCACTATTTCGGGCCTTTCCACCAGCGTTTTCACCATTTTGACTTTATTGCGGGCATAGATAATCTTCTGGTTGGGAGTCAGCACGACGCCCTGGAACTGCCTGTCTTCCACTTTTTCCTTCAAATGCGGGTCGGATTGCGCGAACACCGACACTTTCCCGGTTTTGACCTCGACAGTCACTTCACGGGAGTCGCCATAAGCCTTTATTCGAAAACTGGTACCTAATACCTTGGTGACCAACCCATTGGCATACACCAGAAACGGATGTTCGGGATCTTTTGCGACATCGAAAAACGCCTCTCCTTCAAGAAGCACCTCCCGGCGCTGACCATCGAACCGTTCGGGGTAACGGACGCGTCCTTTCGGCGCGAGGCTGATGCGGCTGCCGTCGCTCAATGCGAGCTGCAAGGTTTCACTGGTTGTATTAACCTTCTCAATAAATGATTCATGATGCTCGATGACGGTATCCCCTTGCGCGGACTGCGGTTTTTCGTCCCCTTTGATCATCACCGCATACACCGCCCAGCCCAGCAGCACGATGAATGCCACGGAAGCCGCGAACTGCATCCAGGGAATAGAAAATACCGGTATCCGGCGGCCCGGCTGCCGGATATTCTCCTCACCTGCTTCCGTAATGCGGCCCACTGTCTTTTTCACAACCTGGTTGATCTCCGCGTCGTCGATCTCGGGCTCGTGCAGGCGCAGGGAAAGCACAATGGCCTTCGCCTGTTCCACTTTTTCGAGCATTTCGGGGTTGGCGTCGATCCAGTCGTCCCAAAGCGCGTGGGTTTCAGGGGTAGGCGACAATGCCCATTGACGAAAGAAATCGTCCCAGACAAAGTCTTCAACAGAAAAGTCGTTGTAGCGATCCATACCGGTTTGTTGTGTCTAAACGGGTATAGACAAAACCGGGAACCGCATACCAATAAATTTTAAATTATTTCTTCAAAAAAGAATAAAACCGGAAAGACAAGCTGACGGTCTGGCAGTTAGAACAGAAAATGCAATAGAAAAAATATAAGGAATTCGGCTTTCCAATGCGTTCTCAGGTGCCGGATCGCGATCTGGAGTAAATTGGAAACCGTCTGCGGCGACACCGCCATTACCTCGGCGATCTGCTCCCGGCTGAGTTCCTGAAAAAATTTGAGATATACGACTTCCTTCTGCCGCCGTGGTAGCGCATTCAGCAGGTTTTGTAACTGCCGCGTCCTTGCCACGGTAGCTTCGTTCGCAATGTATTCCTCTTCTACCGAAAATTCGATATCGAAATAGTCGTCCTCCTCCTGGAAAACCTCCCCGCCCACCCAGGCGCGCGAGGATACCTGCCGGTGCATGAGCCTCCGGAGCGAAGCCATGAGATAAGGCTTTACGGCCGCGTCGGGATTAAGGTTGCCCCTTTTTTCCCATAGCACCAGAAAAAGGTCCTGAATACTATCCTTCACCAGTTCGCGATCTTTGGAAAACTTGCTTCCGTACCGGAACAGGAGCCGGAAGTTCCCGGCCATGAGCTTCTCGAATGCCCGTACCTCTCCCGCCAGGAAATCCTGCCATAGCACACGATCTTCCGTAAAAGAGGACACTGGTTTCATAACCGGCTGAAAAGGACGACTAAATAAGGCAAAGTTAACCGCAAACTCAATTTATTTTACAAGATTCGTTTAATTCAATCCGGCAATCGTCCTATATTACATGCCTACTCGATCATTATCCTGAATGACTGCTTTTTCCCGTCGGGACTTTGCAATTGCAGAATGTGGATGCCGGACGCGAGCGGGCTTAGCGGGTTTATCACCAGGCGGCCAGCCGTTTCGGGCGTTCTGACGGGAAGCTCACGTCCGCGGCCATCGAAAAGACGAACTGACGAGGCATTCACCCCCTTGCCCGAAACAGCAATACTGTGGCGGCTTGCCGGATTGGGCGCTATAATCGCATTCGCCGTGGCGGGTTGCGGTTTCCCGTCGTCGATGCTGATCTCATCGATCCGGATCTTGCCCACGCCGTTCCTGAAACGCATTTCGAAATTGGAGAGCTTTGTTTTGGAATAGGCCGATGTGCCGGGATAGGCCTTGCTGCCTTTGCTCACGGGCTCGTCGTCCACCCAAAGGTCGTAGGTACCCGGAAGGGCGGCCGATTCGTCGCCTGCCGGCCCGATACGATATGGCAACGGCTTATCCGAGTTGTTTAAAACCCATGTGAGGGTGACCTGCTTCCGCTGCGGACGGGCCCTGCTGGTCTGCTGCGTTTCCAGGTCTTTCATATTGAAGCCGTCTTCCAGAAAATTCAGCGAACATTTCGCAAACATTAATCCGTTGCCGGGAAAGGAATTGTTGACGGGGTTGAAATCCTCCCCCACATAAAAATACATCGCATTCAACGCCGGGGCTTGTATACCTTCCACGCCGAGGGTAATTCTTACGACGAGCGTTTCGGGGCCAGGCGTGAAAGGCGTCGCACGTAACGCGCGTATAATGCCTCCCGTTGCCGAATCCTGCCTGCTGCGGGTGAGCTCCATATAGCCCCTGTGAAATTTGTAATACGAAAGCGCCGGGGCGGTAAGGATCATGTGGCTGAACTGGCCTGTATCGGGTTGCGGGTTGATCAGGCCGGTTGTTTGGCTGAAATCCTGATGATAATAGACGTTCTGTGCGGAACCGGGCCGGGCCGGAAGCATCAGGGCTAATGCCAGGAGATATTTGCTTTGCATAAACTGGTTAGATGTTTATGCATTTAGACGTTGAAGGTTTGGATTGGTAACAGGTTGTAGAAGTAAAAATTTTTAGTGCCGCTCGCGGCACTAAAAATCAATGGCTCCGACCGGCTGTACGAACCTTTTCAAGCTCCGCGGCCATCGCTTTCGCCTTGGCCGGATATTTCTCCGCCAGATTGTTTTTCTCCCCGATGTCCTTACTCAGATCATACAATTGCGGTTTCGGATTGGCTCCCGTTTCGATATTCGTGAGCTCGGCAACCGCTTTACCCTCTCGCGGCTCGATGTATTTCCAATTTCCCTGCGTAATCGACAATGCTCCGCCCTGCTTGATCAGCCAGCTTCGTCCTGTAAGGCTCTTTCCAAGTATGGCTTCCATCACATTGAAACTGTCCACGGCTTCTTCGCTGCCGGTCTTCTGATTGAGAAAATGTGCAAATGAAGCCATCATGTCTATCTGGCAAATCAGGGCGTCGGAGACAATGCCCGGCTTGATCCCCCGCGGCCAGCGTGCCAGCCAGGGTACCCGTGTGCCGCCTTCGAATGCGCTGTACTTTCCCCCACGTAGCGGCCCGGCCGCACTATGCCCTTTTGCCAGCTCCACGGCACGGTCTGCGTAGCCGTCGTCCAGCACCGGGCCGTTGTCACTCGAAAAAATAACCAGCGTGTTGTCCGCGATCTTAAGCTCGTCCAGTTTTTTTAAAATTTCCCCCACTGTCCAGTCCATTTGCAGGATCACATCCCCCCGGAGGCCCATTTTGCTTTTCCCTTTAAACTGCATACTCGGCATTCGCGGCACGTGAATGTCATTCAACGAGAAATACAGGAAGAACGGGTTTTTGTGATTATCCTCTATAAACTGTTCGGCCTTGCTCAGAAACACGTGCGCAATTTCCTCGTCCGTCCAGCGCGCCTGCTTGCCTCCGGTCATCCAGCCGATGCGGCCGATGCCGTTGACGATTGTATTATTATGTCCATGATTCGGCGAAGCGGGTAGTTTGAGCAAATCGGGGTTTTCGAGACCGGTCGGTTCCTTGCCTATCTTTCCGGAGTAGTCCACTTCGATGGGATCCGCCGGGTCGAGTCCCTGGACTTCGTGGTTTTCGATAAAAACGGTTGGTACCCGGTCGGAAGTCGCCGGAAAAAAGAATGCATAATCGAAACCGACTTCGTTCGGCCCTTTGCTGATGGGTTTATTCCAATTGATCTGCTTGTTGGTATCGCCCAAGCCAAGGTGCCACTTGCCTACCGATCCGGTTTTGTAGCCGGCATTCTGAAAAATCGCGGGTAAGGTCAGCTGGTTCGTCGGGATGATCAGCGAAGCGTCGCCGGGAAGCACGCCGGTCCCCTTTTGCCGCCAGGGGTATTTCCCTGTCATAAGCGCGAACCTCGATGGCGTACAGGTAGCAGAGCTTGCATGGGCGTTGGTGAAGCGGATACCTTCTTTTCCCAGCCTGTCGATATTCGGCGTGCTGATTTTCGTAGCACCGTACGAGCTCAGATCGCCGTACCCGACATCATCGGCGTAGATAAAGATAACATTCGGCTTGGGTTGCTTTTTCTGCGCCCTTGCCATGAGCGGCAAAAGCATAGCCGCCGCCAGCATCCATGGCGACATCAGAGCGTACTTTAATTTCATAAGGCTGGGGTTAAGAATTTCGGCTGTGAAGATATTCATTCAGCCGGATTTTCGCCGGTTGAAGAGCGAAACTTTACCAGAGAACGCAGTCCCGGAAATAAAGTAACCGCCTGATAATCGGATTTGGAGACGCCGGATCGAAATGCGTAATGTTGTGGTATTACACCACTATGAGATGGATCAACCTGTTTATAATGTCAAAGTTCTTGAAGAAGGTTGCCGGTTTGACTTTCTAAGTATTGGATATACGATAACTCATAAAGCAATACTTTACAAAGAGACCGAGGTTCCTTTTTTGTATCTATTGACATTGGTGGAGGTCCAATCAGATGGGAAACTCTCGACGACCATTAACAACAGCAATGCAGACGTGAAGCCTACCATGGCGACTGTATTTAAGACAATTGAAACTTTTACGACTGTTAATCCGAGAGCAATCGTCGGATTTGCGGGAAATACAGACGCAAAAACCCGATTGTACAGAATTGCGATCTCGAGAGATCTCGATAAGTTTTTGGAAAAATACCTTATTTGGGGCGTCAGAAGCGATAACGGCAAGCACGAACCGTTTGAACCCAATCAGCCCTATCAATTTTTCTTCGTTACCAATCGATTTTTAATTTAACCAACATCGAAATGAAAGCACAAGCAAAGAAAACACAGGACTTCAAACCACAGCCACTCAAAGGCATATATGCCAATTCGGAAGAACTCGGCAGAGATGTAAATAGGTTCTTCCTGGAAACTCTATTGGAATCCGCCTATAATCGATCAAAAAATAAACAGTAACAAAACAGCCCGGAGCTATTTCCGGGCTGTTTCTTTCTACATTAATATCAGCTATTCTTTTCGCTGGTCAACTTCTTGATCAAATCAACTTCCGCCTGTCTGTAAGGCGTTCCATCCTTTCTGAAAATATCGTGAAACCACAGATCGGGTTCTTTGGTGTAGGTTTTCTTCCAGCTGTCCCAGGGATAAATGGTTTGGGATTTACCGTCTACGAGTCCCCAGTTAATTGCCCCGACATTATATTTCTTCGCAACCGGCAGCGATCCCTCGAAGAAGCTGCCGTTACCGCGCGACATATACTCCGTACAAATCAGCGGGCGATCGTATTGCTGCAACCATTTGATGCGTTTCTCAAACTCCTGCGCATTTTCGTAGTTATGGAATGTGATCACATCGGATTGTTCGATTTGCGCTTTTTCGATCGGTTTCAAAGTTTGAGGCGTCGACCAGTCGCCTGCCCATACGCCGGCCGTCAAAGGCTGCGAGGGGTTCACCGAACGTGCCCATTCGAACGATTTTACCATTAGCGGAAGCACATAGTCGACCTTATTGGGGAGTTCTACCTTGCCATAGGGGCTGTTGTTGGTATTATCAGGCTCGTTCCAGATGTCCCACATCAGCACGCGGTCGTCATCGGCAAATGCGGCAACTGTGCCTTTCACATATCTTTCCAGACGCGGATATTGCGTACTGTCCTTCAACGCATTGAAGCCGGGACTCTGTACCCAGCCGGAGTTATGCACGCCCGGTTTCGGATCACGCTGCTTGCCAAGCTTCGGGAAAGGGTCCCAGCACGAATCGAACAGTACCAATACCGGCTTGATGTTATGTTTTTTGGTAATATCGAGGAAGGTGTCCAGTCTTTTGATGAAACCTGCCGAATCTTGTTGAAAAAGCAGGTCATGCAAATATACGCGCATCGTGTTCATGCCGATATTTTGGGCCCAGCCCAGCTCTTTATCGATCGTAGCGGTATCAAATGACTCCGCCTGGAACATTTCGAGCTGGTTGATGGCCGTACTGGGCAGAAAATCGGCCCCTACCAACCAGCCTTGTTTGGCATACCACTCCCTGGCTTGCTCTTTGGTCCATATTTCACGGCCGGCGGCGGTTTGCTCCTGTGCCGGGGCTTCTTCTTTTTTCTCGTCGGCTTTCTTGGCGCAGTTCTGAAACATAAAGCAGGCCGCAACAGCCCAGATCGTCGTTTTTAACAATTTCATCAGGTGTTTAGAATTGGTTTTGTTATTTAAAAAGAGGTGCGGGCCGGTTTTCTATACTTGGCTCCGCGTTTGAAATTTCAGGCCAGCCGTTTTTCCAGATCAATTTGTCCAGCATCAATACACGACGATTCGCGCCGCTGGATACCCTTGGTTCCGCCTTGCTGATCGCGTGATACAAGAGCCAATCGTCACCTGCATCGTCGGTTACCCAACGTGCATTATGTCCCGGCCCCGCGTACACATCGTTTCCGTGAAGCAATATCGTTCCTGCACCGCGTTCCTTCAAATCTTTTCCATCCTGATCC harbors:
- a CDS encoding T9SS type A sorting domain-containing protein, with amino-acid sequence MQSKYLLALALMLPARPGSAQNVYYHQDFSQTTGLINPQPDTGQFSHMILTAPALSYYKFHRGYMELTRSRQDSATGGIIRALRATPFTPGPETLVVRITLGVEGIQAPALNAMYFYVGEDFNPVNNSFPGNGLMFAKCSLNFLEDGFNMKDLETQQTSRARPQRKQVTLTWVLNNSDKPLPYRIGPAGDESAALPGTYDLWVDDEPVSKGSKAYPGTSAYSKTKLSNFEMRFRNGVGKIRIDEISIDDGKPQPATANAIIAPNPASRHSIAVSGKGVNASSVRLFDGRGRELPVRTPETAGRLVINPLSPLASGIHILQLQSPDGKKQSFRIMIE
- a CDS encoding RagB/SusD family nutrient uptake outer membrane protein; the encoded protein is MKKIFTSLFLAAVCMGCSDILEEKPKSLASENFYNTAAEAKAAVNAIYGPMRTDAALSTNYPAQLEGMADYGNSRGTQTPVSLYQGLDNTNINRVATIWDNFYQSIRNANLVIANVPKGTGMTDAEKAQFVAEAKYMRALIYFAMVRNWAGVPLRTEENMTVADVPRASIADVYKLIVADALAAESGLPDNPAEIGRPTKWAAKTLLSEVYMYLEQWEQSSAKAKEVIDSKKYSLVAVSTSEDFQKIYGPEVVNTPEEIFYFKYSRQQGFGLVSYAHRKTAQYNYYGPGGVYAQYTDSVSNPVIKNWDFKDLRKNHILYNVDIGLGTTSMLYRKYRDPLATGGAGNDYPWYRYADLLLFHAEADARANGKPTAEALESLNKVHRRAYGKPAEAASSVDFKLADFTLQSFIDKVVQERGYETMYEGKRWNDLKRLGIAKQRILEVKNIVVAEKHMLWPIPNSEILYNKAITAKDQNPGY
- a CDS encoding sigma-70 family RNA polymerase sigma factor, producing the protein MKPVSSFTEDRVLWQDFLAGEVRAFEKLMAGNFRLLFRYGSKFSKDRELVKDSIQDLFLVLWEKRGNLNPDAAVKPYLMASLRRLMHRQVSSRAWVGGEVFQEEDDYFDIEFSVEEEYIANEATVARTRQLQNLLNALPRRQKEVVYLKFFQELSREQIAEVMAVSPQTVSNLLQIAIRHLRTHWKAEFLIFFLLHFLF
- a CDS encoding TonB-dependent receptor, with translation MKKPLKYRRVLLWTMRMTATQFMLALVFIATGYAREGSAQSLLSQKVSVTANGSEVKKVLSQVEKQVDVRFVFSSKLIKSARKVTVSLKDKPLYEALDHILTPLGLDYEVSGKIIILRRIETVTPGAPAAPGAPANAPKRTVSGKVLDGESNTGLPGVSIVLKGTQTGTTTNPDGNFELEIPEANAPNAVLVFSFVGYKSQEIVLGSQTALTISMMLEDKSLQEIVVIGYGQIRKSDLTGSVSSIKSTELNAYPATNLMQSLAGRAAGVYVSQNTGAPGSPISVRVRGTNSIQGSNEPLYVVDGFPYSGNPTLLNNADIESIEVLKDASATAIYGSRGANGVVLITTKKGKAGRVSVDYDGYYGVQTIRKKLDLMNATEYANFYNEQAANDGLPPHFTPDQIAGFGKGTDWQDLVFQKAPVQNHALTVSGGNEKTRFSVAASNFSQDGIVVGSDYVRNALRINLSSDIGKKFKFDLSSLLSRIDSDRKNSEKGNRGGTLMSAMLSGYPTIPATLPDGSYSRLAEAYAWGSNVITNPLNFLYQFSDVIRSNKILTNGAITFEPVKGLTIKTLAGIESTDDRTDTYTTTKFVNSKGSAIIETQRAASILSENTVSYIKEFGKHNVSAVAGFTYQNYVLNSLRASGSGFISDNQETHDIGAAATQGVPTSGYQKWALLSYLARVNYTFNNKILATASFRADGSSRYSEGQKWGFFPSGALAWRMSEEEFIKNIPFISDLKIRAGYGETGNTSIQPYFTLNQLASGQVVFGDAFMTSYSPTNRLAGSLRWETTAQTDFGIDLGLWNNRVNLTADYYIKNTRDLLNNVALPSSLGYTYTVQNVGKIQNKGFELGINAAVLEGTFKWNVATNLSINRNKVVKLYGGNDILGQTIGAAVNDNVNILREGYPLGSFYGYVEKGYDEKGFIAYEDYNNNGSRDADDKRIIGNPNPKFTYGLNSNMSFKNFELTLFIQGSQGNDIFNLSAQGQGYDYGQALNMPREVYLDHWTPQNTDAKYPIIKTSSQAQMSDRFVEDGSYLRFKNIQLSYNLPVTKLHIKWMKYGQLYVSGQNLITFTKYSWYDPEVNSYGGGNSIVQGVDHYVYPVAKTTTVGLRIGF
- a CDS encoding arylsulfatase, whose amino-acid sequence is MKLKYALMSPWMLAAAMLLPLMARAQKKQPKPNVIFIYADDVGYGDLSSYGATKISTPNIDRLGKEGIRFTNAHASSATCTPSRFALMTGKYPWRQKGTGVLPGDASLIIPTNQLTLPAIFQNAGYKTGSVGKWHLGLGDTNKQINWNKPISKGPNEVGFDYAFFFPATSDRVPTVFIENHEVQGLDPADPIEVDYSGKIGKEPTGLENPDLLKLPASPNHGHNNTIVNGIGRIGWMTGGKQARWTDEEIAHVFLSKAEQFIEDNHKNPFFLYFSLNDIHVPRMPSMQFKGKSKMGLRGDVILQMDWTVGEILKKLDELKIADNTLVIFSSDNGPVLDDGYADRAVELAKGHSAAGPLRGGKYSAFEGGTRVPWLARWPRGIKPGIVSDALICQIDMMASFAHFLNQKTGSEEAVDSFNVMEAILGKSLTGRSWLIKQGGALSITQGNWKYIEPREGKAVAELTNIETGANPKPQLYDLSKDIGEKNNLAEKYPAKAKAMAAELEKVRTAGRSH
- a CDS encoding cellulase family glycosylhydrolase; its protein translation is MKLLKTTIWAVAACFMFQNCAKKADEKKEEAPAQEQTAAGREIWTKEQAREWYAKQGWLVGADFLPSTAINQLEMFQAESFDTATIDKELGWAQNIGMNTMRVYLHDLLFQQDSAGFIKRLDTFLDITKKHNIKPVLVLFDSCWDPFPKLGKQRDPKPGVHNSGWVQSPGFNALKDSTQYPRLERYVKGTVAAFADDDRVLMWDIWNEPDNTNNSPYGKVELPNKVDYVLPLMVKSFEWARSVNPSQPLTAGVWAGDWSTPQTLKPIEKAQIEQSDVITFHNYENAQEFEKRIKWLQQYDRPLICTEYMSRGNGSFFEGSLPVAKKYNVGAINWGLVDGKSQTIYPWDSWKKTYTKEPDLWFHDIFRKDGTPYRQAEVDLIKKLTSEKNS
- a CDS encoding FecR domain-containing protein; amino-acid sequence: MDRYNDFSVEDFVWDDFFRQWALSPTPETHALWDDWIDANPEMLEKVEQAKAIVLSLRLHEPEIDDAEINQVVKKTVGRITEAGEENIRQPGRRIPVFSIPWMQFAASVAFIVLLGWAVYAVMIKGDEKPQSAQGDTVIEHHESFIEKVNTTSETLQLALSDGSRISLAPKGRVRYPERFDGQRREVLLEGEAFFDVAKDPEHPFLVYANGLVTKVLGTSFRIKAYGDSREVTVEVKTGKVSVFAQSDPHLKEKVEDRQFQGVVLTPNQKIIYARNKVKMVKTLVERPEIVVSKAETPQFEFEDTPASEVFDTIARAYGIDILYDEALLKDCPLTAHLDNQTLHEKLDIICKAVESSYEIVDGQVIIHSKGCRN